The region TGGACATGTATATGGAACAACATGCCACACTATTCTAATGATCATGGCCTTTGACAGATATGTGGCCATATGCAATCCACTGCGATACCCAACCATAATGACCAATAATATGGTGGTTAAATTGTCAGCAGGAGCCTGGGGTATTGCATTAGTGCTGGTAGGAATTCTAATCAGCCTCAGTGTGCGTCTTTCTCACTGCAGATCATTTATTCCAAACCACTTTTGTGACAATGCTTCACTATTTAAACTGTCCTGTGAAAGTACAGCGATTAATAATGTGTATGGATTAACTTTTACTGTGGTTTTACTAACAACTTCATTGGGGAGTGTGGCTTTAACATATCTCAGAATAGCGATAGTATGcttcaaaagcaaaaacaaagcaaCTAACAGCAAAGCCATAAAAACCTGCAGCACACACCTAACTGTTTATGTAATCATGATGGTTTCTGGATTTGTCACCATTTTCCTTCATCGTTTTCCTGAACTCTCTGAACAAAGAAAACTATCCAGTATAATGTTCCATGTTATTCCTCCATGCTTGAATCCCATAATATATGGTTTGCAGGCCAAGGAAATAAGACAGGgactatttaaaattatttataaaagtaaagTTAACACCATGTGAAAGTTAAcgcttttttaattaaaaatgcagtcatttataaaagaaacaaataatcGTTGTAATTCAAT is a window of Onychostoma macrolepis isolate SWU-2019 chromosome 21, ASM1243209v1, whole genome shotgun sequence DNA encoding:
- the LOC131528952 gene encoding olfactory receptor 13H1-like is translated as MDNLTFRYSILLMEGLQATNQSKSLAFSLLLIAYIFIMVSNIGILIQISLEKSLHQPMHILFCNLPLNDVLGTAILLPYLMRNILTDPSERFISYVECVMQAYFGHVYGTTCHTILMIMAFDRYVAICNPLRYPTIMTNNMVVKLSAGAWGIALVLVGILISLSVRLSHCRSFIPNHFCDNASLFKLSCESTAINNVYGLTFTVVLLTTSLGSVALTYLRIAIVCFKSKNKATNSKAIKTCSTHLTVYVIMMVSGFVTIFLHRFPELSEQRKLSSIMFHVIPPCLNPIIYGLQAKEIRQGLFKIIYKSKVNTM